The sequence AAAAAAGATGTTCAACCAAAGGGAAACATTGGCGTGAAAGTCATTGCCGGGGGAAAGTATGCCATCTTCAAATACAAAGGTCCTTATACCAATCTTGAGCAGGTTTATAATTATATTTTCAAGAATTGGTTACCTGCTTCAAATTATGAGTTAGAAGATAAGCCATGTTTTGAAAAGTATTTAAACAATCCCGAAAAACATAAACCTGAAAACTACAAAACACACATCTATGTGCCATTGAAATAGAGCTTGGTCAGGATTTTTCGACAATTGATATCCCCAAAGAATTAGGAGGATGGCAGCCATAAATAAAAGGATGCCATCCCTAATGTCTGTACTTTATAAGAGTGCTACGTATTATTTCTTCCACAGGTACTTTGTTATTTCGTAATTTTATACTTCCTATTTTAAAAATCGAAACCCATGAAATTTCTCAAGAAGTTTTTTAAGTGGCTGGCAATTATTCTTTTTAGTTTAGTTGTTCTGATGTTTGTCGTTCCAATCATATTTAAAGGGAAATTGATCAAATTAGCCAAAATCGAAATCAATAAAAATGTTAATGCAACAGTTGAATTTGGTGATTTTAGCCTTAGCCTGTTCACAGCTTTTCCTAATGCCAATTTTGTTATGCATGATTTGAGCATAAAAGGATTGGGCGATTTTGAGATGGATACGCTATTGCAATTTAACAAGTTAGAGTTGAGGGTTGGATTGTTCAGTTTGGGGTCGAACCAATTGAGTATTAGTTCTATTTTACTTGACCATCTTTCCATTAAAACCAAGGTTTTAAAAAATGGGCAAGTGAACTGGGATATTGCAAAAGAAAGTACGGCAACCACCGGCAATGAGCAGGAAGCTTCAAGTTTCAAACTGAATTTAAAGCGGATCAAAATCAATAACGGCGAATTTGTTTATGATGATGAGGAAATGAACTTACTTACCCAAGTAAAGGACATTCAGGGAATTCTTTCGGGTGATATGGTTGCTGACATTGCTAACCTTCGGGCAGAGATTTCTTCAAATGATTTCACGCTTACTTATGGCGGAATAAATTATATAAGCAGTGCCAAAATAGAAGCGAAGGGCGGAATTGAAACCGATCTGGCTAATTCAAAATACACTTTTACCCAAAACGAAATTTTACTGAATGATTTGGCTCTGCTTTTTAACGGAAGCATCGAAATGCCGGCTGAAGATATTACGATAAAATTGGACATTGTTGCAAAACAAAATGATTTCAAAAGCTTTTTATCGATGATCCCTGCTATTTACAATAACAATTTTAAAGATATTGAGGCCACTGGCACGATGGGAATAAATGCCAAAATAGAGGGCGTTTATAATGAAAAGCAGATGCCGGGTTTCGAGGTGGCATTAAATATTGATGAAGGAATGTTCAAGTACCCCGATCTACCCGGATCGGTTAAAAACGTGAATGTTGATTTAAACATAAACAATAAGGATGGAGTGATGGACCACACGATAATAGATCTCAGAAAACTGCATCTTGATTTTGCGGGTAACCCCATTGATGCGCAATTGTTGGTTATAAATCCGATGAGCGACCCCAATATTAGCGGTATGTTAAACGGAAGGATTGATCTGGAGAACCTTAAAAATATCATTCCATTAAAAGAAACCGAATTGAAAGGAATCATTAATTCTGCAGTTGATTTTAAAGGAAAAATCTCATCAGTTGAAGAAGGGAATTATGCCGATTTTTTAGCAAGTGGGGAGATTAAGGCTAATGGACTTTTCTATAAAAGCACAACACTTCCCGAAGGTTTAGCCCTAAACGATGCCTTACTTGAATTCAAACCCCAATATCTTGATCTCAAATCATTTGATGCACAATTCGGGAAAAGTGATTTTCAAATGAAAGGGAAAGTTGAAAATTATCTGGCTTATTTTTTTAAAGATGAAGCCTTGAAAGGAAATTTCACTTTTAGCTCAAATCTTCTTGATTTGAATGAATTAATGGCCGCCAATAGTGATGAAGATCAGCAGGATTCACCAGTAAGCGTTTTTGAAGTTCCGGCGAATATTGATTTTACACTTTCATCAACCATTAAAAAAGTTTTGTACCAAAAAATTGAAATAAATGATGTAAAAGGAAGTATTGCCGTAAAGGATTCAAAAGTTGAGCTGAAAAATGTAATGATGAATATGCTTGACGGAAACATTACAATGGATGGATTTTATGAAACAATCGATATTGCCAATCCTAAAATAAATTTTAGTTTGGGGATTAATGAAATCGATCTGGGAAAGACGTTTAAGAATTTTAATACCTTTAAACTCCTTGCTCCGATTGCGGAAAACTGTCTGGGGAAATTTTCGGCTAGCATCAATAATTACAGCTGTATATTGAAAAACAATCTGATGCCTGATTTGAATACCATCAATGCCAATGGAAAAATCAACAGCAAAAACATTCAACTCAATAATGCGGCTATTTTTAATCAAATTAGCAGCTTGCTGAAATCCGACGACTATAAATCTTTTAATTTGAAAGACCTCGTATTGAGTTTTTTAATTAAAGACGGGATGGTTGAAGTGAAGCCATTTGTTACAAAAATCAAAAACACGACAACAACTATCAGCGGGTATCATGGAGTTGACCAAGCGATTAATTATAATTTGAAATTTTCAATTCCCCGTTCAGATTTTGGTGGGGCAAACCAGGTGTTAACCGATCTTCTTTCGAATGCGGAAAGTACAGGTTTGGATTTTAAAATGGCTGATTTTATTGATATAAATGCTGCAATTACCGGAAGTATCACAAACCCGAAAATCACCCTTGATTTGGGAAAAGCAGGACAAAGCATCGTAGCAAATGTTAAGGAGCAGGTAAATGAAAAAATAGATGCGACTAAACAGGAAGCAATTCAAAAAGCACAGGATCAGGCCGATAAAATAATGGCCCTAGCCAATGAAAAAGCTTCACAATTAATCGCGATTGCAGATAGCAGTACCGCACAGATTAAAAGGTCGGCTAAAATTTTGGCTGACAAAGTACGATCTGAAGCAGAAACTGAAGCAAAAAAAATAGAAGAAAAAGCCGCTGGGCAAAATGAGTTATTACAAATAGCTGCTAAAAAGGGTGCCGACATAGTTCGTTCGGAAGCTGAGAAGAAGGCTGTAAAAATTGAAGAAGAGGCTGCTGTAAAAACGGATCAATTAATGCAAAAAGCAAATATTGAAGCCGATATTTTAAAGAATAAAGCAAAGAATGAAGGAGATGCTTTAATCGAAAAAGCGAAAGGATTGTAATTTCTAGAAATAGTTTTACAAATGTTTTAAATCATTTCCAGCCTGCAGTTAGAACATAACAGATTCTTATAATATGGATTATCGGTTTAAGATTATCTCTCTTTTATTTTTATCTTTAAACCTTTAAATTAATCTAATCTTCAACTCTCATGAAAAACCTAATCCTTTTCCTATTCGCATTTCTGTTTCTTCAAACCCAGGCACAAATCCTTTTAGAAAAAGAACGATCTGAAATCAGGGATGAAATGATTGAGGATCGTTTGGTCAATCTCCTGCCACAATTAATGGATCGTGCGGATATCGACATGTGGATAATCATGTCTCGTGAATATAACGAAGATCCTGTGATTAGAAGCATGCTACCCTCCAAATGGTTTGCCGCTCGCAGAAGAACGATGCTGGTTTTTTATAGAGATAAAACAAATAATCTGACTGAGCGATTAGCCGTTTCGACTTATGATGTTGGAAAGCATATAAAAACAGCATGGGATAAAAATAAGTTTTCCAATCAATGGGATGCATTAAGAGATATTATTGTGCAGCGAAACCCTAAAAAAATCGGCCTGAATTTTTCAGAACACACTGGAATTGCTGACGGACTGGTTTTGACAGATTACAATGAATTAATGATGGTTTTACCGGATGAGTATCAATCGAAAATAGTTTCAGCTGAAAATTTAGCTATCGCCTGGATTGAAACCCGAACTCCCAAAGAAATGAAATATTTTACCCAGTTAGTTGGAATCACACATCAGGTTATTGCTGAAGCATTTTCCAATTCAGTGATAATACCGGGTAAAACAACCACTGAAGATGTACAATGGTGGATTAGGGATAAAATTACAGCGTTGGGTTTAGAAACATGGTTCCATCCTACTATTGATATTCAGCGTTCAAATGCTAAATTGGAAAGTTTTATAAATGTATTCACAAAGGATAATGGTGGAGAAGTGATCGTACCCGGAGATTTATTGCATTGCGATGTTGGCATCCAATATCTGGGTTTGAATTCGGATGTACAGGAGCATGCCTATGTTTTAAGACCAGGTGAGGATGAGGTGCCTGAATTCTTGCTATCGGCCATGGCTAAAGGCAATCGCTTACAGGATATATTTACTTCCAATTTTATTACCGGGAAGACTGGGAATGAAATCTTCTTTGCATCAATAAAACAGGCCAAAGCTGAAGGAATTAATCCATCCATCTATTCTCATCCATTAGGTTTGTATGGGCATTCGGCCGGAGCAGTATTTGGGATGTGGGATCAGCAAGACGGTGTGCCTGGCACGGGTGATTACCCCTTGTTTGAAAACACAGCTTATGCCATCGAGTTAAATGTGAAAGTATTTTTGCCTGAATGGGATCGGGAAATCCGCATCATGCTTGAAGAAGATGGCTTCTGGGCAGAAGATGGTTTCAGGTATATCAATGGACGTCAAACAGAGATTTTTAAGATTTATCCACAACAGTAAAATCTAAATTTCATTTTTAACTTTTTATTAACAATCTTTTATTCAAAGGGTTGAATATTTTTGTTATTTTTACTCATTCTAAATAATGATATTTAGGAACAAAAGAATTAACAAATTTTAAAAGTATAGAAAATGAGAAATATTAAATATATCATTCTGTCGTTGATTGTATTTGGCGCAGTCAATCTAATGGGACAATCACAGCAAATAACCGGCGAAAAGGTCAGTATTAAATGGACTGGAAATAAAGTTGGGGGTTCGCATTATGGAACAATTGATTTGAAAGAGGGGAATTTGAAATGGGATCATGATCAAATTACTTCTGGTAAATTTGTAGTGGATATGCAAAGCATTAAAAACATTGATTTAACTGATGCCGGATATAATAAAAAACTGGTTGACCATCTTAAGTCATCTGATTTTTTCGGAGTTGAAGAATTTCCCGAGGCGGTATTGGAGATAACCGAAGGCACTGTTTTGTCAATAAACAAATATAAACTAATGGCAAACCTGACAATCCGCGGAATTACGCATCCAATTGAATTTGATGCTTTAAAAGAGGGTGATAAGTTGATGGCAAAATTAACGATAGACAGAAGTAAGTACGAAGTAAAATACAGGTCAAAATCATTCTTTCAGAATCTAGGGGACAAATTAATTTATGATGATTTCACACTCGAAATCGTGGTTACTAAATAAATATTAATCTTATCAGTCAGGGTATAACGCTTCATAGGGTTAACATAGAAAAAATTAATGAAAAGTTTTGTTATGAAGAATCCGGAACTAATTACTCCGGATTTTTTATTTGTATTCCACAAAAGCTTAAAGGAGATGCTTATTCAAATATTTGCGTATTGATATAAACATAAGCTTCGCTTGACAAATCTCAATCAACTAATTCGGATGACTTGTCTATATTTGTACTACAAAGATCGGATTATGTTCACTAAACAATCAACCCGTCGGAATATTACTTTAATTATTGCTTTTGCAGTATTCTGGGTATTTTTAGGGGGATTGCTTAATTTTCATGCGAACAGAATTTTGGGTACCGAACTCACTGATCATGCCTATCCGGCAATAAAACCCAAAACCAAAGAGAATACATTTCAAGTTTCCGATATTACAAAAGCAGCAAATCATCTTGATTTTTTTACCCTAACAAATAATTTCGATCTATCCAATTTATTGCTCCCGACAGCGCTTGTTAAAAAGCAGGAAATTGCAGTGGCTATCGTTCTAGAAGTTAGGCCTTACCAGTTCGGCTTACGGGCCCCTCCTTCACTATAAATTTCATAATTATTTTGTTTAGGCTATCCTAAATGAA is a genomic window of Bacteroidota bacterium containing:
- a CDS encoding AsmA family protein, which gives rise to MKFLKKFFKWLAIILFSLVVLMFVVPIIFKGKLIKLAKIEINKNVNATVEFGDFSLSLFTAFPNANFVMHDLSIKGLGDFEMDTLLQFNKLELRVGLFSLGSNQLSISSILLDHLSIKTKVLKNGQVNWDIAKESTATTGNEQEASSFKLNLKRIKINNGEFVYDDEEMNLLTQVKDIQGILSGDMVADIANLRAEISSNDFTLTYGGINYISSAKIEAKGGIETDLANSKYTFTQNEILLNDLALLFNGSIEMPAEDITIKLDIVAKQNDFKSFLSMIPAIYNNNFKDIEATGTMGINAKIEGVYNEKQMPGFEVALNIDEGMFKYPDLPGSVKNVNVDLNINNKDGVMDHTIIDLRKLHLDFAGNPIDAQLLVINPMSDPNISGMLNGRIDLENLKNIIPLKETELKGIINSAVDFKGKISSVEEGNYADFLASGEIKANGLFYKSTTLPEGLALNDALLEFKPQYLDLKSFDAQFGKSDFQMKGKVENYLAYFFKDEALKGNFTFSSNLLDLNELMAANSDEDQQDSPVSVFEVPANIDFTLSSTIKKVLYQKIEINDVKGSIAVKDSKVELKNVMMNMLDGNITMDGFYETIDIANPKINFSLGINEIDLGKTFKNFNTFKLLAPIAENCLGKFSASINNYSCILKNNLMPDLNTINANGKINSKNIQLNNAAIFNQISSLLKSDDYKSFNLKDLVLSFLIKDGMVEVKPFVTKIKNTTTTISGYHGVDQAINYNLKFSIPRSDFGGANQVLTDLLSNAESTGLDFKMADFIDINAAITGSITNPKITLDLGKAGQSIVANVKEQVNEKIDATKQEAIQKAQDQADKIMALANEKASQLIAIADSSTAQIKRSAKILADKVRSEAETEAKKIEEKAAGQNELLQIAAKKGADIVRSEAEKKAVKIEEEAAVKTDQLMQKANIEADILKNKAKNEGDALIEKAKGL
- a CDS encoding M24 family metallopeptidase; translation: MKNLILFLFAFLFLQTQAQILLEKERSEIRDEMIEDRLVNLLPQLMDRADIDMWIIMSREYNEDPVIRSMLPSKWFAARRRTMLVFYRDKTNNLTERLAVSTYDVGKHIKTAWDKNKFSNQWDALRDIIVQRNPKKIGLNFSEHTGIADGLVLTDYNELMMVLPDEYQSKIVSAENLAIAWIETRTPKEMKYFTQLVGITHQVIAEAFSNSVIIPGKTTTEDVQWWIRDKITALGLETWFHPTIDIQRSNAKLESFINVFTKDNGGEVIVPGDLLHCDVGIQYLGLNSDVQEHAYVLRPGEDEVPEFLLSAMAKGNRLQDIFTSNFITGKTGNEIFFASIKQAKAEGINPSIYSHPLGLYGHSAGAVFGMWDQQDGVPGTGDYPLFENTAYAIELNVKVFLPEWDREIRIMLEEDGFWAEDGFRYINGRQTEIFKIYPQQ
- a CDS encoding YceI family protein; amino-acid sequence: MGQSQQITGEKVSIKWTGNKVGGSHYGTIDLKEGNLKWDHDQITSGKFVVDMQSIKNIDLTDAGYNKKLVDHLKSSDFFGVEEFPEAVLEITEGTVLSINKYKLMANLTIRGITHPIEFDALKEGDKLMAKLTIDRSKYEVKYRSKSFFQNLGDKLIYDDFTLEIVVTK